One window from the genome of uncultured Methanobrevibacter sp. encodes:
- a CDS encoding GNAT family N-acetyltransferase produces the protein MGPAASESGTLTDSVEFWSWMNRNYEKSGHFASSESMRSYMTGTPGQQNWAKKSGSRAEKDGDVIAASIMIFANGHLNFHLSGSLEEYNALAPNNLIMYNAAIWGHENGYKSFHLGGGVGSKDDTLLRYKKTFYKGERNHFFIRKKIISPEKYNYLVNLRGIDNSQYFPQYRV, from the coding sequence ATGGGACCGGCAGCAAGTGAAAGTGGAACACTTACTGATTCTGTGGAATTTTGGAGTTGGATGAACCGGAACTATGAGAAGAGCGGGCATTTTGCCTCTTCAGAAAGTATGCGATCTTATATGACTGGTACTCCTGGACAACAGAATTGGGCAAAAAAAAGTGGTTCAAGGGCCGAAAAAGACGGGGATGTGATTGCCGCTTCCATTATGATTTTTGCAAATGGACATTTGAACTTTCACCTTTCCGGTAGTTTGGAAGAATACAATGCTTTGGCACCAAACAACCTAATTATGTATAATGCTGCTATTTGGGGCCATGAAAACGGATATAAGTCTTTTCATCTCGGCGGTGGTGTTGGTTCAAAAGACGATACATTGCTAAGGTATAAAAAAACATTTTATAAAGGTGAAAGAAACCATTTCTTTATAAGGAAAAAGATTATCAGTCCAGAAAAGTATAATTATCTTGTTAATCTGAGGGGCATTGATAATAGTCAGTATTTCCCTCAATATAGAGTATGA